The genomic DNA aaacactaacaATGTATTagcttattgttttttttggctgcgGTTATGATTTAAGCGCGATAATACACCATCAATCATCGTGGCGGGAAGGATGTTAGCGCTAACGCTACAGCCTGGTCTGTAGTTAGGGATCACTCACGTTATATGGCCCGTTCATGAGTTGGCGTACACTGCGTAAATACGATAACTCTAGAAATATACGGTCACCGTTTAAATAATAAGTTTTAGCAACCTATGGCAAAAGAGCTGTAAAGCCAACTTACCTGCCATTAACGTTACATGTAAATATAATAAGTAAGGCGATCGAATTAGCTAACTAAAATAGGCTCAAAtcagtgatatatatatatatatatatatatatatatatatatatatatatatatatatatatatatatatatatatatatataatgcagaTGCTTGCTACTTAAACCACTACAAATATGTTACACGTTATCTAGGATCATTTACATTTATCTGGGGTGAAAACATGACTATAACGAcattaagtaacatttttttcCCACTCTTTCCAATTTCGCCAACATTGTCTGAATGCAGCACTAGCACAACGAGTGtcgtgtttgtgttttaaatgataAACGTCATATTCGTCTTTATAACTCCTTTTAAAACTTGGCTACAAACGAGCAACGTAAGATAAAAGTTTTGCCAAGTGGAAGAGCAGACATCATGCTGCTCTTGCCTCATGTAGGCtcaacgttaaaaaaaaaaaaaacaggtgcgCTTTTTTGCGCAAGTTGGTTTGCGGCGGAGACATACAGCCATTGAAACAGAGGCTTTGGGTCGTCATTAGGTAGCTACATGTGatgatggagaggagaggatgaagaGGGAGGGACGGGAGCAGAGCGCCGCCGGGGATCGCACAACGACCCCAGTGAGTCCCTTTGTCCCCGGCTGGAAGGCACTCCGGCGTGCTTTTGTTAATCAAGGTGTTAAAACGCCATGCAAATACCCGAGCTTTATTAACATGACATGGAGTAGCAGTGCCAAGTGTAAAGAAGCCTACCTTCAGGCGTGGGGAGCAGTTTCTTTCAGAGGAAAGGGGggtggggagagggagggagtcaTAAAGTCATCTGGCAGTTTATCTCTTCCTGGGCTTGGCTGGCAGTCTGTGAACCGCAGGAGTCAAAGTGGATTTATTAGGGACGTCTAAAAATAATCATGTGTTAGGTCTGTGTGTCCCAGTTTATTAGAATGAGCTCGCCCTGCTTTTGGTAAATGGGCCCTAACAATAAAACCCATGAAAGCGGGGATACATAGACTAGGGTCAACAGAGGATATTTTAGGACATAATTAGTCTTCGGTAGTTTAAAAGTTATACTTACTTAAAAAGTGTCGCTGTAGGAGACGTTTTGTCGTTTCTGGTGATAAAAAGCTCGGGCTGAGTTACACTCCTCCATCTGGGATTAATTAGGTCTGTCAGGTGATATGCAAGGGCCGCCTGTAGACATTAAATCTTGCTTAAAAGGACTTTTACAtctaaaatgacatttgaaaagctgttacttaaaatatatttattgtatgcTACAAATATTATCTATGTTATAAAACAATCAGCTCATCCAGTAGCTTTATTCTGCATATTAAAATGAAACCTCTTTCTTTCAGATTTCCTCTACCTAAGGAGAAAATACCACAGACATCACTACTGCCCCCACAGAAGATGCATGCCTCTCCACTCCAGAGTACCCTTCCCCTAAGGTAAGACATTTGCACTCAtacatgtgtttctgtgtaaaaaaaaaaaggttatgagCCGAGCTTTGCGATACATGGAACAAAACAGGTTACAGAGCCAGCAGGTGGTAGTTAAGAAGGTGTGTGTGATTGGTGGCAGAGGTGTGTATTCACGCAGAACAGGAGTGCATGGGGAGAAAGGCTCAGGCATAAATCTCACTAACGATGAAGAGGAAGGCTTTACAGCCACGAGGAGTGTTTGGGTAAAGGGAGTTTCGGCTTTAATTTTTGGACTCCTGTACAAGCACAGTTACTTGTTGTTATCTTATTCTGAACTCCTTTTTAGCAGGATACTACATTATGTTTTTCCATTACAGGTTGAAGAACAAGAATGAGGGTGACCTAAGGAGAGAAATGCGAATATGAAGCAGCTGCAGTGTGTGGCCCAAACACCATGGATGGGTCCCAGTACAAAGACATAGATTGTGAAGTCGAGGAGACATCCTGCCAATGCCCTCCAAATACACAGAAAGAAACTGTCTTTATTCCCAACAAAATATAAACCAAGCATCATTTTGGCACCCTGGTGGACACAGATCTGGGTTTGTCCAGTTGCAAGCGCCTTCCCTCTTCGTCTTCAAAAGCCGATGCTTTTGTATTGAACAAGAACAAGGGAAAAGGAGCTACAACAACACCACCACTACAAGTATATTCGACACTCGACTTAAAAGCTACGGACCAAAGAGCTGGAAACATCTTAGTGACTGCAGCTACGATGGACAGCATCCACAGTATTCCTACAATGTGTTTATTATGCATGTATGCACTTGAAATGTTTATTGACTTACgttttaaactttttaataaaaatatattgatgtagtgttttgtttttacttcgCAAGTTTGTGTATGTTAATATAACAATCGTCTAAAGAGTCCAAATAAATGTGGCAACTTTGAAGTATGTTGGTCATTGTGAAATCCAAATTTTAAGCCAGACTCCATTTCAATTTGGGATACTTTTGGCAAGGTCAGAAAAAAAttctttaaataaatgtgtaacCCAAAAGCCTAAAATCAAACATGGCTCCTGATACCTGCCGTACTCTAGATGAATCGGGGATCTCAGAAGAAGCCACATGGGAAAGTCATAAATGCAGCGTTCCCTGTGGAGATACGAACGTCAGAGCATAAAAGAAATCACAATGGGGAGCAAACACCAAGGGCTCAAAATGACGACCTCGATATTTCGTTAACGCAGATTCCCGTGATTGTTGAAACTTAACAGAAAAGGTGAGGTGGTAAAAGACATTCACACCGGTTAATGTTGACGCTGCAGTGTCTCTATTGTTTGGGCTCTTCCTTTAGCTCTTACAGTATATCatacaaaataaacacagaCCTGCAGTCACGTACATGGGTTTCACTGAAGTATTGTGTCAACTGTCACTCCTGAAAAGGCTTAAACAGAAATTAGATGAAGAAAAGCGTGTGTGTATTACATATTTATTGGGATGTGGTCACAAATACACAAGCTCGATGATAGAACAGATTCATTCAAACTACTCCCAAATAAAGCATTTACTCATTCAGACAGATAAAATAGCATGTACGGACGTTTACAGCATTACACAATCTCTTTTTTTAGTTTGACCCTGATAACCTCTGCCTCCTGTATCTCCTACCCTTTCAGCTCCTCCTTAGTGCCGAtaatctctaaaaaaaaaaagaaagaattccgcctcctctgtttctctcacagtAACACAAGCGGCAGTATAAATGGGTCACCGGGGCTCTTAACACTGATAAAAACCCCTCATCTCTGATCTGTGACCCATGACTCCCCACTTCCTCCTCCCACCTAGCTTCTTTTACTGTCCTCCACTTACAGCTCACCTCCTCCTGTGTTATCTGTCCATCTCAGGTGCCTTGTGGAGAAGCCCTCCCATCTTAAGTCTGTGCGCACAGGTGCTAGTGTGCACAGGGATTGCCTTAGTCTTTTTATCCCGTGTTTCTTCTAGCTCCAGTCTTCTCTTTCATACCAACCGATCCCCCTCTCCTTTGTGTTAAGAGAGCCGAGTGAATCATCAGGCTCTGGTtcacagggaggaggaggaagaggctgGACTGTGGTCAGTGCTGAGCAGTGAGGTTGATCAGCCTCTTGCTCAGTAAGGTGTTGTGCTGTTTCAGGTACTCTATCAGGTCAGCCTGCTTCTCGACCACCTCCTCCAGACTGGAGCCCTCTCTGTGAAACACATAATAGCACATACAGTAAGCCCCTTTTCACATGTGGAATCCGTAACATCGCTGGCTTCATTTGTTCTGTTTCGTCTGTTTATGGATAAGGCTGTCAATATTCTATATTGTTCCTATTGTCCACCAACCcataaaaaagactaaaaccaaGTATGGCTTGTCCAAAGCCTGATATTGCTTTTTattctgtgccatagagcttcATTAAAAACTCTTTAAACTAAAAGAAATGAGCTGCTAGGGTTGTGTACCGAATTCAAatctttttaggcaccgaccgaattgccactaaagtatcgagtatcgaaaaatgctttgtcattcaatacctaaggagcaaatctcatcagcgtcaatgagccaataagcacgcagcatgtttctaccaagatctaataatgtgtgtgattggctgtctaatgttacacgtAGTAcaggcatgcaggaaaaactcagACTGGGCTCAcgtagaaataaataaaaagatttgtgtcgtaatgtttttttttgttttataaaattggtatcgaaaaaagtagcGTTTAGGTATCGAAGTCATAGTACTGGTGTCGGTATCGAATATTTTTTAACGATGTCCAGCCCGATGAACTACACTGTTGCACTGTATGGCCACTTTATTTGGAGTCAATCCCAAACACACCGTACAACTGTGGTAAATATTAAGAAGCGTAACAAATCAGTGGATGAATATAGTCCCCAACAGATACACAGTTTACTGTTAAATTAGTGACGTGTTTTAAGAAATCAGTAAGCTCttctttaaaaacacatataCATCTTCAGTAGGAAAAAATGGGCTTGTGGCCACAGACAGGCTAGagaagtaaaaaacaaacagagtaAAGCATTGCTGTTGTGGTTTTTTTCAAGGGATTTGttcaacaaaaccaaaaatataGAACGTGGCCAGCCATGTACTGCATATATTTTCTGGTACATGAAAGGGAGTGATGGTAGAGGCTGAAGAATGCAGTGAGATGAAAAATAATGATATGAAGGAAGAAAAGTGGTCTCAGTTTTCTGAATAGGCTGCAACAGTAATGGattttaaaatggattttatttatCAGTTGAAGAACACCAGGGactaaaaaagaacaaaaatgctACGTTTGGACTTACTCCTATTTGCTGATGTGCtgtatgaataaaacattttggcGTGGCTAAAGGCTGGGAATTTAAGGAGGAAGACTGATGGTCTAATGATTGCTGTAATTTCCCAAGGACTTTATGAATAACTGAACATACATTTTGTAGATGGATtcaacatgaaaagaaaatcctCATCAACTTAAAATTGGTCCCATTAAaagtttttcaaagtttgtgaACTCAGACCAAAACCCACATTTGTTATGTCTTTGTGCTACTGAAAAGATTGCAGTTTGTAGAGGCAACTCGGAAGCTCAAGCATGAGAGCGACACATAAAACTTGCCAGCACTTTTACATAACATGTCATGAAAGTAAAGGATAATAGGCATCGTTTGTGGGACAAAATGTATGTACCTGAAGCCGGTCTCCGTCGGCAGGCTCGTGATACTGTAGGTGTGTGAATACTCTTCTTGGCTCACGTCTGGTGCAGCTCGCTCCCTGTTGAACCGCATCACCTGGACTAAAACCACAACCAAGACATATTCCATTACTTCAAACCAGTGTTTTACCTTGTCAGCtgcacatatagacacacagacattatCGGCCAGTGAGAGCTGTCCTACAAACAATCACTTAGGTGAGAAActgcacacatttgttttttgtttttttttactattttccatccctctccctctcctaaACACACAGGCTGTTATATCCTGCACTTAGTCCTTATGGGCTGCCGTTTCCTGCACTCAAACCTCTAATTCTCACACCCTAAACATACACCTTTACACAAGAGGTGGGGTTAGCAGCAAGGTGTGGGTGTGGAGCACCCAGTAGCTGCAAGAGGAGCCAGAGACAAAAATATGGGCGATGTTGATGCTGTTTGAATTAAGATAAGGCCgtggtgtgtgtttggttgCAGGGCAAGTGTGTGAGGAAGGGCATAGGGAGGAGCTGCCTGAGTATTGATAAGACTTGAGTGTCATTAGCCGGAGGAAATTGTCAGGGAGGCTCTAAAGAGCGCTATCTTTACTTTGCTACAGTGCAGCATCTCAGCATCCACACTCACATACAATCTAAAGAAATACTGCACATTCCTGCATAATGAGGCcctaaatctctctctctgtgtgtgtgtgtgtgtgtgtgtgtgtgtgtgtgtgtgtgtgtgtgtgtgtgtgtgtgtgtgtgtatgtgtaaacaCAGCAATAGTAAGCAGGTATATGTGAGAGAGACATtccagaaagacagagaaatgaagaGGTTTATTTCAGAAATGACAAAGCAGTAACACAAactgctgtcaaataaataccAACAGGGTCAAATGTTGCCCAGTCTTTAAAAACAAGCTTGACAAATGTTTGCATGTACAAACATTACTGAGAATAGCCAGGTTAAGGTAACACTTTGATTAAAGCATTTATATTCACAGTGTTTAATAGAAGCATCACAAAATCATGAACTTTCAATCACGCATTTACAACTGATGATAATAGATTTACTTTGATTATCGAACACTTTTGACTGCGGTGCTGTTCCTCCATTGCTTTGCATGCATTTcaccattcttatatactgtctatgatttCACCTTGTGAACTTCGTAGCTTTTGAACAGAATAGAAAACAACCAAAATAGAAACAAGAACCCATAAATGAAGAAGTGGCAAGCATTTCTCTTTGTGGTACTGGTTGATATCACAGAAACAAAGTCATATCTTATTAATCTTGTTTTATTTGGGGGAAAGTTTTTAAAAGTTGCTGCGGGATATTCCTTAAATATCAATGCATTTTTAAGGTTTCTTAAGCATCctaaactttattttagaaAGATTCCTACCCTGAATAagtgcacacacagaaaagggTGAAGGGTTATTAGAATGATGTCAGTCAAGATATTCAGGCGGTCCCTCAGGTCTGTGGAATTCTGTGTAAAACAGCGGGCTAAAAGCAGATAGAGATACCAGcatggattgatggatggacaGATTGAGGGAGGGAGCAGTGTAAAGGAAGTGACACATTTCACACGTCCCTGTTAgagactcacacactcacacggcCGGACAGACAGTGCTCAGACTCAGTCTCTACTCAGATCAGTCGCCCATTAAGAAGTGCACATTTCCAGGTGATAACAGTGGAGCTGCAGAGGTGCTAACAGCTGATGGTACCAAATATAGTGCTCACAACTCTGCACTGTCCGAATCAAAAACAAAGAACTGGAAGGAAATGGATCCCAACAACCACGGCGCCTGACCAGAGTGACACAAGACGAAGGAGAAGAGCCGTGTGAACAACTTTAAGTTGCAACACGgcacattaaaaaggagttcaaAGAAGTATGCGAGCCTACAGTCTGTTGGAAAAGAAATCCTGCTCATGAATCGGTGTCACGTGCAGGAGCTGTCGATGTGGGAAAAGGTTCAAAGACTTCAAGGAGAGATCGGAGGAGAGGCTCAAGCTTTCTTTTGACTTATCAGCAATCTTCAACAATAAGCAACGCACATATACAAGTGTCCAAGCATCTCAGTATGGATACTGCACTGAGAAACTGACATATAACTAAGTTGTCCACAGTTACAGTTTTGCTAGTTTTAAAGGATGAACACAGCttgtaaatgtactgtaatgttgGACTGGcacttaaaacttaaaaaatgtaaactgcAGAAAATGACAAGGGGCACTGTTGTGACTGATGGTTAACATACAGGTCTGTCTGTTTATAACGTTAAAAGGATTGAGATGAGATAATACCTAAGAATAGAAGTAAAAATGAAAGGTTTTGTTGAGATGAACTCGAGTTTAACTTTTTACAACGTTTTTGTATACTTTAGTGAATATCATTAACATGACATAATGCTTTCATACTTATAGGGATATTGACTTTGCCCACTCTTTGTATGGACTTTCAGTAATGGAACAGGTGTGAACGATTAACAACCAGGTATTTATGAGCAAAAATATGTTTCAAATGTACGATGAACATCGTCATTAGGTACAGAGGGGTTTGTGTGTGATAGGGGTATACTGTcggagagtgtgtgtgctaaCCCTGTGCCCTGCAGTGCTTGCACCAAGTTCTGGCgaggcagaggagagagagatgtattCTAAGTTAAGCCTTTGAAGGCCAAGACATGGCTTTGATGTATGCATGGGGGTCTATAGAGGAGAGTGTATTCATGTTAAAATGAGAGAGGCAGAAACATACAGCAAACctcaaagacagacacagacacacacacacaatgagcaCGCACTTCAAAGAGAAGTTGAACGAGGCCTTCCTGTATGGACTTCATAGCTGCAGGCATTACATCTCTCCTTCTGTGTCTCCTCTAAAAAgagtttttctttcctcctcatGAACTCTCTGATGTCACCTTGACTGCATCAGTCTGCTGTGCTTGTTTTTGTGCTCTAAAAAGGTTTGCGCTGTGAGGCGTCGCTCTGTTTGCGTCGTGCCTGACTGCACTGATCTGAGCAGGAATGTGGTGGGCGAACACAGATACCCCCCTCACACACTGGATCAGCCTCACTGTAAACACAGggacaatgtgtgtgtgagtgtgtgtgtgtctctgtgtttgggTGGAGTGGGTCGAGGGCTACCCTTTGGCTAGGCTAAATCCTAATGCCTCTTATCTTCTCTCCTTGCCTCTCTGGTATCTCTTGCCTCTATCTGAGCCCTTCAGCTACCAAACACACCTTTAATATGGATTTCCTTTCATTACAGATTCTTCAATATCCTCGGATACAGCAGCTTTAATAGCAGTTTTCCTTTGGTGAGAGGAAGGCCAGTGTATTGGACACCAGGAAACATTCTGGGGGAATATCTAAATATATTATTGTCTATAATTGAAaagatatagagatatatatatatatatatatatatatatatatatatatatatatatatatatatatatatatatatataacagattACAAATAACAGATTTGTATAATTTAAATAACACACTTAAGCAGATTTATCCCAGACTGGAATACTAATACTAGTGTGGGGCTGGCTATAATTGAAAATGCTTTGATAGCAGGAACAATTATTGAACCCAAACTACATCAGGGTTTAACTTGGTGTTACCACAAAACAAAGTATCTACAAACTTTGCCTGAATAAAATACAGTCTAAATTATGACTTACTTTATATGACAGTTTTCAAAAGTAGGTGGTACAGACACATTTAGGTTTGATATCCAGCACTGTACTTGGGCCACGTCCACCcataccaaaacaatctttttcttccccgtcttccctggcatcgtttcaagaatagttgcgtccaaacggaaccatttgtaaatgactcaacgcgctacttcatattccaggcctataggtggcgctgttcctgctacagaaattcaccaaaaacggagaagaagaaggTGGAGCATGCACATAAAGTTTGTGCTCGCgcacagtagaagaagaaaccaaacacaagaagaagacGACGGAAATGGCTAGTGCAAGGAAACCAGAGTCGTTTGTGTGGACAGTTAGcgaattgttgttgttattatgagacgtcgtcgcgggataagaggtcgaaggctagaggtcgaggggtgagGCGATGACATTATCGATACGCAAGTATGCGGCTTCGTTTGGACGCAAGGGCGGCGTTTtcaaattttttcaccctgggaccaggtttcaaaaaagtgtgtCTTAAGGATTCGTTTGGACGATCGGCTAAAACGATGTAAAACGCGTGCGTTTATACCAAAAAGcgtttccgtgtggatggccccttgtTGTCTGTACTTTTATTGTATGTCTGTATTGTATTTCAATGTTGACAATGAAGACTAGAGGCACACACACCGTTGCTTGTAATCGGGATCTTTAAATAACCAATGAACTACGTGGGAACTTAATCTGAAGATTGAACCTATGCCTAGCCCAATGTGATGGACATCAAACAGACATCAATGAGATGTTCACATGGAATTCTTCATAAGAGTTTTCATACCTACAAACCATGCAAAGCTCAGGATTtgtatttaacattaaaaaacctTATTACAGAAGTCCCATTGCATACATTCCAATAGCGACACCTCCAACAGAATAAGTCATTTGCCAATGACCAAAAACCATATATAATCGTTGGAGAGTACCAGCGACAGGCACACATTGTGCTGGACGCAGTTTAAGCCATGTGGTTAAAGTTATGAATTGAAAGAAAACAACTTGGTTAGAtgtaggaaaagattgtggtttggagtaaaataagtatgtttgatTATACCTTATGTGACATAAGTTAAGTACGTGGTGTAAGTTAACTTATATACGTAAAttaaaataagtcaacgttgacttttgaTTTCGGACAAGGATGTTTACAGCAACTACACAAAATGTTCTATAGGTCACATTTCATAATAAGTAAACTAAATCATTATTAAGTTATTAGAGGGCCAATGCAGAATTCAaacatacagtggtgctcataagtttatgaacccatgctaaagttgactaaaaacatcatcttttggaaattgatcttaatgccttaattaaagaaaatgagGAAAACCTAAGGACACCAatattctttgtgaatgaataatgtatcgtaaataaatacatgatcttccttaaaatacagggggcataagtaagtacacccctatgttaaattcccatagaggcaggcagacttttattt from Sander vitreus isolate 19-12246 chromosome 2, sanVit1, whole genome shotgun sequence includes the following:
- the apela gene encoding apelin receptor early endogenous ligand translates to MRVFNLLYLLLLLVAVVASVSSAPVSSGRPDFLYLRRKYHRHHYCPHRRCMPLHSRVPFP